Proteins encoded by one window of Paraburkholderia terrae:
- a CDS encoding SDR family oxidoreductase has product MDLNIKSRWALVCAASKGLGKGCAQALVAEGVNVVITARGSDALEATAHALRMLNPAVTVKTVPGDITTSEGRAAALAAAPHIDILVNNAGGPPPGDFRNWSREDWIAAVDANMLTPIELIKATVDGMAERGFGRIINITSGAVKAPIDVLGLSNGARSGLTGFVAGLARQKRIAQANVTINNLLPGLFETDRLRQSTRAAADAHGQSYDTALEAKRQIVPAGRFGTPEEFGAFCAFLCSAQAGYLTGQNVLLDGGAYPGTF; this is encoded by the coding sequence ATGGATCTGAACATCAAAAGTCGGTGGGCGCTGGTGTGCGCGGCAAGCAAGGGTCTGGGAAAAGGTTGCGCACAAGCGCTGGTCGCGGAGGGTGTAAACGTCGTCATCACGGCACGCGGCAGTGACGCGCTCGAGGCGACCGCACACGCGCTGCGTATGCTCAATCCCGCGGTCACGGTCAAGACCGTGCCCGGTGACATCACGACGAGCGAAGGGCGCGCCGCTGCACTGGCGGCGGCGCCTCACATCGACATTCTCGTGAACAACGCGGGTGGCCCGCCGCCGGGCGATTTTCGCAACTGGTCGCGAGAGGACTGGATCGCCGCAGTCGATGCGAACATGCTGACGCCGATCGAGTTGATCAAGGCAACCGTGGACGGGATGGCCGAGCGGGGCTTCGGCCGCATCATCAATATCACTTCGGGCGCGGTGAAGGCGCCGATCGACGTGCTGGGACTATCGAACGGTGCGCGTTCGGGGCTGACGGGTTTTGTCGCGGGACTGGCGCGGCAAAAGCGTATTGCGCAGGCCAATGTGACCATCAACAATCTGCTGCCGGGGCTGTTCGAAACCGACCGTTTGCGTCAGTCGACGCGAGCAGCGGCCGATGCGCATGGTCAGAGCTACGACACGGCGCTGGAAGCGAAGCGCCAGATCGTTCCGGCTGGGCGCTTCGGAACGCCTGAGGAGTTCGGGGCGTTCTGCGCCTTCTTGTGCAGCGCGCAGGCCGGATATCTGACGGGTCAGAATGTGCTGCTGGACGGCGGCGCCTATCCGGGCACCTTCTGA
- a CDS encoding MFS transporter, translating to MQASKKLRRIQRISIFFLTLAGCVNYLDRSALSVANSTISGEMGLSASQMGLLLSAFSMSYAFAQLPVGVLLDRLGARLMLGAGMLLWSGAQLCTGFVHGIQQFFLARMCLGIGEAPQFPAGAKVIGEWFALRDRGAPTGIFVASSTIGPAIAPPILTALMLTLSWREMFIVTGVFGILVALGWYAVYRNRSEVELTPDEQAHLAEGAQEEPNAAPLNGAQWRNLFAQRTTWGMLFGFMGVIYMVWLYLTWLPAYLEHERGMSIARAGWVVVIPYLVGTLGMVGSGYIADWLYSKGMAPITSRKWPICVGLVGAAAATVPAALTPSAWMAIVYISVAMFFLNMASGGAWSLVSVAAPRHAVASLGGIQNFGGFLAGSAAPIVTGLVVDRTHSFVNALIVSAAVALLSAVAYMVMVRRPVSVTQEHEEGAVLATVQAAD from the coding sequence ATGCAGGCGAGCAAAAAGCTGCGTCGTATCCAGCGCATTTCCATTTTCTTTTTGACGCTGGCGGGCTGCGTCAACTATCTCGACCGTAGCGCGCTATCGGTAGCCAACAGCACCATTAGCGGCGAAATGGGGCTTAGCGCGTCGCAAATGGGTCTGTTGCTTTCCGCGTTTTCGATGTCCTATGCATTCGCGCAGTTGCCGGTCGGCGTCCTGCTGGATCGTCTGGGCGCACGGCTGATGCTCGGCGCAGGCATGTTGCTCTGGTCGGGCGCGCAGCTGTGCACTGGCTTCGTACATGGCATCCAGCAGTTTTTCCTCGCACGGATGTGCCTTGGCATCGGCGAAGCGCCGCAGTTTCCTGCCGGCGCGAAGGTGATCGGCGAATGGTTCGCGCTGCGTGATCGCGGCGCTCCAACGGGGATTTTCGTGGCCTCGTCGACGATCGGCCCCGCGATTGCGCCGCCGATCCTCACTGCGCTCATGTTGACCCTCAGCTGGCGCGAGATGTTCATCGTCACGGGTGTGTTCGGCATATTGGTGGCGCTAGGCTGGTACGCGGTGTATCGCAACCGCAGTGAAGTGGAGCTGACACCCGACGAGCAGGCCCATCTCGCCGAAGGTGCCCAGGAAGAACCCAACGCAGCACCGCTGAACGGCGCGCAGTGGCGCAATCTTTTCGCGCAACGCACGACGTGGGGCATGCTGTTCGGCTTCATGGGCGTCATCTACATGGTGTGGCTGTATCTGACCTGGCTGCCCGCGTATCTGGAGCACGAACGCGGCATGAGCATCGCGCGCGCGGGCTGGGTCGTGGTGATTCCGTACCTGGTCGGCACGCTCGGCATGGTGGGAAGCGGCTATATCGCCGACTGGCTCTACAGCAAAGGCATGGCGCCGATCACGAGCCGCAAGTGGCCGATCTGCGTGGGGCTCGTCGGCGCGGCGGCGGCCACCGTCCCGGCTGCATTGACGCCTTCCGCCTGGATGGCCATCGTGTACATCTCGGTGGCGATGTTCTTCCTCAACATGGCATCCGGCGGCGCATGGTCGCTCGTGAGTGTCGCCGCGCCCCGTCACGCCGTGGCGTCGCTCGGCGGCATCCAGAACTTCGGCGGTTTCCTGGCGGGATCGGCTGCGCCGATCGTCACCGGCCTTGTGGTGGACCGCACGCATTCGTTCGTGAACGCGCTGATCGTGAGCGCCGCCGTCGCGCTGCTTTCCGCCGTTGCATACATGGTCATGGTGCGCAGGCCCGTGAGCGTCACGCAAGAGCACGAAGAGGGTGCCGTGCTTGCAACCGTGCAGGCGGCCGACTGA
- a CDS encoding alpha-hydroxy acid oxidase yields the protein MSVITCVEDLRLMAKKRVPKAFYDYVDSGSYSESTYRENSRAFDDLKLQQRVAVNVEGRSTASTMIGQPVTMPVAIAPTGLAGMQWANGEMLGALAAKRFGVPFTLSTVSICSIEDVARHTAAPFWFQLYVMRDRGFNASLIERAKLAGCSALVVTLDLQINGQRHKDLKNGMTVPPRLTASNLLDFASKPGWMMRALRGAKTFGNLAGYVKGGDDVIAISKWVAQQFDPTLGWDDLVAIRRGWDRKLVLKGILSVEDARMAASIGADAIVVSNHGGRQLDGAPPSIEALPAIVEAVGDKIEIWVDGGIRSGQDVMKALALGAKGTMVGRAFMYALGALGEAGVTRMLQILQSELDVSMALSGVRTIGEIGRHNLFQRRHDLLSRGSLGESQDRAETAIV from the coding sequence ATGTCAGTCATTACGTGTGTTGAGGATTTGCGTCTGATGGCGAAGAAGCGCGTGCCGAAGGCGTTTTACGATTATGTCGATAGCGGCTCCTATTCGGAATCGACGTACCGCGAGAACAGCCGCGCGTTCGACGACCTGAAGCTGCAGCAGCGAGTGGCCGTGAATGTCGAAGGCCGGAGCACGGCCAGCACGATGATCGGTCAGCCAGTGACCATGCCCGTTGCCATCGCGCCAACCGGCCTCGCCGGCATGCAATGGGCGAACGGCGAGATGCTCGGCGCGCTTGCCGCAAAGCGCTTCGGCGTGCCGTTCACCTTGTCGACGGTCAGCATCTGCTCGATCGAAGATGTCGCGCGTCATACCGCCGCACCGTTCTGGTTTCAACTCTACGTGATGCGCGACCGCGGCTTCAATGCGTCGCTGATCGAGCGCGCGAAGCTGGCTGGCTGTTCGGCGCTCGTCGTCACGCTGGATCTGCAGATCAACGGCCAGCGGCACAAGGACCTGAAGAACGGCATGACTGTTCCGCCGCGTCTCACGGCTTCCAACCTGCTCGATTTCGCGTCGAAGCCAGGCTGGATGATGCGTGCGCTGCGCGGCGCCAAAACCTTCGGCAATCTGGCGGGCTACGTCAAGGGCGGCGACGACGTCATCGCGATCAGCAAGTGGGTGGCGCAACAATTCGACCCGACGCTCGGCTGGGACGATCTCGTCGCCATCCGGCGCGGCTGGGATCGCAAGCTCGTGCTGAAGGGCATCCTGAGCGTCGAGGACGCGCGCATGGCCGCATCGATCGGCGCCGATGCCATCGTCGTGAGCAATCACGGCGGGCGGCAACTGGATGGCGCGCCGCCCAGCATCGAAGCGTTGCCGGCGATAGTCGAGGCTGTCGGCGACAAGATCGAAATATGGGTGGATGGCGGCATTCGCAGCGGGCAGGACGTAATGAAGGCGCTCGCGCTGGGCGCGAAAGGCACCATGGTCGGACGTGCATTCATGTACGCACTCGGCGCATTGGGCGAGGCCGGCGTCACGCGAATGCTGCAGATACTGCAAAGCGAACTCGACGTCAGCATGGCCTTGTCGGGCGTGCGAACGATCGGTGAAATCGGCCGGCACAATCTTTTTCAGCGTCGTCATGATCTGCTGTCGCGCGGCAGCCTGGGCGAGTCGCAGGATCGCGCTGAGACGGCAATCGTTTAA
- a CDS encoding cyclase family protein: MCVPNPKGNPDVKQLLEGLPRNWGKWGPDDEVGALNYLQSAEILRGIAAVRQGKTFTLQVDIGHAKGEPLFPGRRPSMRMNVLDKGHFLAGKAHFDGNVEYADDVIFMHVQGSTQCDALGHVWYDDTLWNGYDAMSTVGGLARASILPIAERGIAGRAVLIDMARHRNKPVLDKGETFDHRDLLDAARAQGVTIEPRDILLIRTGWIGSFYERDADEFYQDYMEPGLTFSRELVEWFREMEIPCLVTDTMGNEVTVDPVSGVMIPLHNALMRNLGVVFTEVVLLDELAGDCERDGQWQFLYTAAPLKIVGGTGAPVNPLVIK, translated from the coding sequence ATGTGTGTGCCCAACCCCAAAGGCAATCCAGACGTCAAGCAACTGCTCGAAGGCTTGCCCAGAAACTGGGGCAAGTGGGGACCCGACGACGAAGTCGGCGCGCTGAACTATCTTCAATCGGCGGAGATTCTGCGCGGCATCGCCGCGGTGCGACAGGGCAAGACATTCACGCTGCAAGTCGACATCGGTCATGCTAAAGGCGAGCCGCTATTTCCCGGCCGGCGCCCTTCGATGCGCATGAACGTGCTCGATAAAGGCCATTTTCTGGCAGGCAAGGCACACTTCGACGGTAACGTCGAATATGCCGACGATGTGATCTTCATGCATGTTCAAGGATCGACGCAATGCGACGCACTCGGCCACGTCTGGTACGACGACACCCTCTGGAACGGCTATGACGCGATGAGCACCGTCGGTGGCCTGGCGCGCGCCAGCATTCTGCCGATCGCCGAGCGCGGCATTGCCGGCCGCGCCGTGCTGATCGATATGGCGCGTCACCGCAACAAGCCCGTGCTCGACAAGGGCGAAACGTTCGACCATCGGGATCTGCTCGATGCCGCGCGCGCGCAGGGCGTGACCATCGAGCCGCGGGACATCCTGCTGATCCGCACCGGCTGGATCGGCTCGTTCTACGAGCGCGACGCGGATGAGTTCTATCAGGACTATATGGAGCCGGGCTTGACGTTCAGCCGTGAACTCGTCGAGTGGTTTCGGGAGATGGAAATTCCTTGTCTCGTGACGGATACGATGGGCAACGAAGTCACTGTCGATCCCGTGTCGGGCGTGATGATTCCGCTGCACAACGCGCTGATGCGCAACCTGGGCGTCGTATTTACCGAGGTCGTGCTGCTCGACGAACTCGCAGGCGACTGCGAACGCGACGGTCAATGGCAATTCCTCTATACGGCTGCACCGCTGAAGATCGTTGGCGGCACGGGTGCTCCCGTCAATCCTCTCGTCATCAAATAA
- a CDS encoding NIPSNAP family protein, whose translation MFYEMRTYTVQPGKLKEYLQNFEAEGLPIISRHAKLIGWWYTEVGTLNQVVHIWAWESLDERVKRRAALLEDPNWMNRFIAKATPLLIDQESRIMLAASFSPIR comes from the coding sequence ATGTTTTATGAAATGCGAACCTATACGGTTCAACCAGGAAAGCTGAAAGAATATCTTCAGAACTTCGAAGCGGAAGGCTTGCCCATCATTTCGCGTCACGCGAAGCTGATCGGCTGGTGGTACACGGAAGTCGGCACATTGAATCAGGTCGTGCATATCTGGGCATGGGAAAGCCTCGACGAGCGCGTTAAGCGCCGTGCTGCGCTGCTCGAAGATCCGAACTGGATGAACAGGTTCATCGCAAAGGCCACGCCGCTGCTCATCGATCAGGAGTCCCGCATCATGCTGGCCGCCTCCTTCTCGCCGATCCGCTAG
- a CDS encoding aldehyde dehydrogenase (NADP(+)) produces the protein MNIAGNLLIGQSVRRGTNGVSYAIDAASGERLEPGFGGATLEDVDAACALAWSAFDIFRETTLEARAEFLETIAANILAAGDALIERCAAESGLPRARIEGERARTVGQLRMFAGVVRAGDFLEARIDPAQPERKPAPRVDLRLRHIGLGPIAVFGASNFPLAFSVAGGDTASALAAGCPVIVKAHAAHPGTSELVGMAVQKAVKDCEMPEGTFSLLFGSGREIGQGLVRDPRIKAVGFTGSRHAGMELMAVAAARPEPVPVYAEMSSINPVLLFPHALEQRGEAIAQAFVQSLTLGAGQFCTNPGLILAVEGPALDRFVAAASEALRRAPAATMLTPGIHRAFETAVSKFAEHPQVQTVARAQPATGANKGQGALFVTSAAAFREQTELQEEIFGAASLIVRCPDLHTMRELIESLEGQLTAALQIDEADYAAARSFLPSLERRVGRVLVNGFGTGVEVAHAMVHGGPYPSTADGRSTSVGSLAIRRFLRPVSYQDMPEALLPESLKTGNPWRINRLVDGKIALAQRA, from the coding sequence ATGAACATCGCAGGGAACTTGTTGATTGGCCAGAGCGTGCGACGCGGAACGAACGGCGTGTCGTATGCCATCGACGCGGCGAGCGGCGAACGATTAGAGCCGGGCTTCGGTGGCGCGACGCTCGAAGACGTCGATGCAGCGTGTGCATTGGCATGGTCCGCTTTCGATATCTTCCGCGAAACCACGCTCGAAGCCCGCGCGGAATTTCTGGAGACGATCGCGGCCAACATCCTCGCAGCAGGCGATGCGTTGATCGAGCGCTGCGCCGCGGAGTCGGGCTTGCCGCGCGCGCGAATCGAAGGTGAACGCGCGCGAACGGTGGGCCAGTTGCGGATGTTCGCGGGTGTCGTGCGAGCAGGCGACTTTCTCGAAGCGCGCATCGATCCGGCTCAGCCCGAGCGCAAACCGGCACCGCGCGTCGATCTGCGTTTGCGGCACATCGGGCTCGGCCCCATCGCGGTGTTCGGTGCCAGCAATTTTCCGCTGGCGTTCTCGGTGGCAGGGGGCGACACCGCTTCCGCACTGGCCGCTGGGTGCCCGGTGATCGTCAAGGCCCATGCCGCGCATCCCGGCACGTCGGAACTGGTCGGCATGGCCGTGCAGAAGGCGGTGAAGGACTGCGAAATGCCAGAGGGGACCTTCTCGCTGCTGTTCGGAAGCGGCCGTGAAATCGGCCAGGGGCTGGTTCGCGATCCCCGCATCAAGGCGGTCGGATTCACCGGCTCGCGCCATGCGGGAATGGAGTTGATGGCAGTCGCCGCCGCGCGTCCCGAGCCGGTGCCGGTCTATGCGGAAATGAGCAGCATCAATCCGGTGTTGCTGTTTCCGCATGCGCTTGAGCAGCGCGGCGAAGCGATCGCTCAGGCCTTCGTGCAATCGTTGACGCTCGGTGCCGGGCAGTTCTGCACGAACCCGGGTTTGATTCTCGCGGTGGAAGGTCCCGCACTCGATCGCTTCGTGGCTGCGGCTTCGGAGGCGCTGAGACGGGCGCCGGCCGCAACGATGCTCACGCCCGGCATTCATCGGGCGTTTGAAACGGCGGTGTCGAAGTTCGCCGAACATCCGCAGGTGCAGACGGTGGCGCGCGCGCAGCCTGCGACCGGCGCGAACAAGGGACAAGGCGCGCTCTTTGTGACAAGCGCCGCCGCGTTTCGTGAGCAAACGGAATTACAGGAAGAGATTTTCGGCGCGGCGTCATTGATCGTGCGTTGCCCAGATCTGCACACGATGCGTGAACTGATCGAGTCGCTGGAAGGACAGCTGACGGCAGCGTTGCAGATCGATGAAGCCGATTACGCAGCGGCGCGTTCGTTCCTTCCGTCACTGGAGCGACGCGTGGGCCGCGTGCTCGTCAATGGCTTTGGTACGGGCGTCGAAGTCGCGCATGCGATGGTCCACGGCGGTCCTTATCCGTCCACCGCCGACGGTCGTTCGACTTCGGTCGGCAGCCTCGCGATCCGCCGCTTTTTGCGGCCGGTTAGCTATCAGGACATGCCGGAGGCGCTGCTGCCCGAGTCGTTGAAAACGGGCAACCCGTGGCGAATCAATCGTCTCGTCGACGGGAAGATCGCATTGGCGCAGCGCGCTTGA